One Anolis carolinensis isolate JA03-04 chromosome 4, rAnoCar3.1.pri, whole genome shotgun sequence DNA window includes the following coding sequences:
- the thoc1 gene encoding THO complex subunit 1 isoform X1, whose translation MTSPDGAVVLSGDSTMSPSPPLLFSLPEARLRFMNSTQDALKSKNIKPLLNAFTQIPGSENEKKFTLDQAFRVAVEEEIINKAPCENVLAIISLVINGVTEGICTASTPFVLLGDVLDCLPLDQCDKIFTFVEKNVTTWKSNTFYSAGKNYLLRMCNDLLRRLSKSQNTVFCGRIQLFLARLFPLSEKSGLNLQSQFNLENITVFNTIEQESTLGQKHVEDREEGMEVEEGEMGDDEAPTSSSIPIDYNLYRKFWSLQDYFRNPVQCYEKVSWKTFLKYSEEVLAVFKSYKLDDTQASRKKLEELKTGGEHVYFAKFLTSEKLMDLQLSDSNFRRHILLQYLILFQYLKGQVKFKSSNYVLTDEQSLWIEDTTKLVYQLLSENPPDGERFAKMVEHILNTEENWNSWKNEGCPSFVKERPGESKAIRPFVRKRPAPEDFLGKGPSKKILMGNEELTRLWNLCPDNMEACKSESREYMPTLEEFFEEAIEQADPENMVDKEFKVVNNSNYGWRALRLLARRSPHFFQPTNQQFKSLPEYLENMVIKLAKELPPPSEEIKTGEEDEEDNDALLKENNESPDVQRDKLVTGEQIEQFAYNLGEYWKVLAPCLEMKESDIRQIESDSEDVKMRAKQLLVTWQDQEGIHATMENLITAVNKAGLNELAESLTNDSENNG comes from the exons ATGACATCACCAGACGGCGCCGTAGTTCTGTCAGGAGATTCGACCATGTCTCCGTCGCCGCCGCTGCTCTTCAGCTTGCCTGAGGCTCGGCTTCGTTTCATG AACTCTACACAAGATGCTCTCAAGAGCAAAAACATTAAACCTTTACTCAATGCTTTCACTCAGATACCTGGAAG tgaaaatgaaaaaaagtttaCCTTGGACCAAGCTTTCAGAGTTGCCGTAGAAGAAGAAATT ATAAATAAAGCTCCCTGTGAAAATGTCTTGGCCATCATCTCCCTTGTTATTAATGGGGTCACAGAAG GTATCTGTACAGCATCAACTCCTTTTGTACTCCTTGGAGATGTCCTGGATTGCCTTCCTTTGGATCAATGTGACAAAATTTTCACCTTCGTGGAAAAAAATGTAACCACATGGAAATCG AACACATTTTACTCAGCAGGAAAGAATTATTTGTTGAGAATGTGCAATG atCTTTTGAGAAGATTATCTAAATCCCAAAATACAGTGTTTTGTGGAAGAATTCAACTATTCTTAGCTAGATTATTCCCACTTTCAGAAAAATCAG GGCTTAACTTGCAAAGCCAATTTAATCTGGAAAATATAACTGTTTTCAATACTATTGAACAAGAAAGCACCCTTGGACAGAAG CATGTAGAGGACAGAGAAGAAGGAATGGAAGTAGAAGAAGGGGAAATGGGAGATGATGAAGCCCCTACTAGTAG TTCCATTCCAATAGATTACAATCTGTACAGAAAGTTCTGGTCACTTCAAGACTATTTTAGGAATCCTGTGCAATGTTATGAAAAAGTTTCATGGAAAACATTTCTTAAG TACTCTGAAGAGGTGTTGGCTGTTTTTAAAAGCTACAAATTAGATGACACACAAGCTTCAAGAAAGAAATTAGAGGAGCTAAAAACAGGAGGAGAACATGTTTACTTTGCTAAATTCCTCACAAGTGAAAAG tTAATGGATTTACAGCTGAGTGACAGCAACTTTCGCCGCCACATCCTATtgcaatatttaatattatttcagTATCTTAAGGGACAAGTGAAATTTAAAAG TTCAAACTATGTTCTAACTGATGAACAATCACTGTGGATTGAAGATACTACCAAACTGGTCTACCAG CTTCTTTCAGAAAACCCCCCGGATGGAGAGAGATTTGCAAAAATGGTGGAG CACATATTAAACACAGAAGAAAACTGGAATTCATGGAAAAATGAAGGTTGTCCAAGTTTTGTGAAAGAAAG GCCAGGCGAATCTAAGGCAATAAGACCTTTTGTGCGGAAGAGGCCCGCTCCTGAAGACTTCCTGGGAAAAGGACCCAGCAAAAAAATTCTCATGGGGAA TGAAGAATTGACTCGGCTCTGGAATTTATGCCCTGATAACATGGAAGCTTGTAAATCTGAGAGCCG AGAGTATATGCCTACGCTGGAAGAGTTCTTTGAAGAAGCTATTGAACAGGCAGATCCTGAAAATATGGTGGATAAAGAATTTAA AGTTGTGAATAATTCTAACTATGGCTGGAGAGCATTAAGGCTCTTGGCGCGCAGGAGTCCTCACTTCTTCCAGCCAACCAACCAGCAGTTTAAAAGTTTACCAGAATATCTTGAAAACATGGTCATCAAATTAGCTAAAGAACTACCT CCTCCTTCTGAAGAAATTAAAACAGGCGAAGAAGATGAGGAAGATAATGATGCTTTGTTAAAGGAAAACAATGAAA GTCCGGATGTTCAACGGGACAAACTTGTAACAGGGGAACAGATAGAGCAGTTTGCTTATAACCTTGGAGAATACTGGAAAGTTCTGGCTCCATGCTTGGAAATGAAAGAGTCTGATATAAGGCAGATTGAATCAGATAGTGAAGATGTGAAGATGAGAGCTAAGCAGCTCCTTGTTACTTGGCAAGATCAAGAGGGGATCCATGCAACTATGGAAAATCTGATTACTGCAGTGAACAAAGCTGGGTTAAATGAACTTGCTGAAAGCCTAACGAATGACAGTGAAAACAATGGATAA
- the thoc1 gene encoding THO complex subunit 1 isoform X2, producing the protein MTSPDGAVVLSGDSTMSPSPPLLFSLPEARLRFMNSTQDALKSKNIKPLLNAFTQIPGSENEKKFTLDQAFRVAVEEEIINKAPCENVLAIISLVINGVTEGICTASTPFVLLGDVLDCLPLDQCDKIFTFVEKNVTTWKSNTFYSAGKNYLLRMCNDLLRRLSKSQNTVFCGRIQLFLARLFPLSEKSGLNLQSQFNLENITVFNTIEQESTLGQKHVEDREEGMEVEEGEMGDDEAPTSSSIPIDYNLYRKFWSLQDYFRNPVQCYEKVSWKTFLKYSEEVLAVFKSYKLDDTQASRKKLEELKTGGEHVYFAKFLTSEKLMDLQLSDSNFRRHILLQYLILFQYLKGQVKFKSSNYVLTDEQSLWIEDTTKLVYQLLSENPPDGERFAKMVEHILNTEENWNSWKNEGCPSFVKERPGESKAIRPFVRKRPAPEDFLGKGPSKKILMGNEELTRLWNLCPDNMEACKSESREYMPTLEEFFEEAIEQADPENMVDKEFKVVNNSNYGWRALRLLARRSPHFFQPTNQQFKSLPEYLENMVIKLAKELPVRMFNGTNL; encoded by the exons ATGACATCACCAGACGGCGCCGTAGTTCTGTCAGGAGATTCGACCATGTCTCCGTCGCCGCCGCTGCTCTTCAGCTTGCCTGAGGCTCGGCTTCGTTTCATG AACTCTACACAAGATGCTCTCAAGAGCAAAAACATTAAACCTTTACTCAATGCTTTCACTCAGATACCTGGAAG tgaaaatgaaaaaaagtttaCCTTGGACCAAGCTTTCAGAGTTGCCGTAGAAGAAGAAATT ATAAATAAAGCTCCCTGTGAAAATGTCTTGGCCATCATCTCCCTTGTTATTAATGGGGTCACAGAAG GTATCTGTACAGCATCAACTCCTTTTGTACTCCTTGGAGATGTCCTGGATTGCCTTCCTTTGGATCAATGTGACAAAATTTTCACCTTCGTGGAAAAAAATGTAACCACATGGAAATCG AACACATTTTACTCAGCAGGAAAGAATTATTTGTTGAGAATGTGCAATG atCTTTTGAGAAGATTATCTAAATCCCAAAATACAGTGTTTTGTGGAAGAATTCAACTATTCTTAGCTAGATTATTCCCACTTTCAGAAAAATCAG GGCTTAACTTGCAAAGCCAATTTAATCTGGAAAATATAACTGTTTTCAATACTATTGAACAAGAAAGCACCCTTGGACAGAAG CATGTAGAGGACAGAGAAGAAGGAATGGAAGTAGAAGAAGGGGAAATGGGAGATGATGAAGCCCCTACTAGTAG TTCCATTCCAATAGATTACAATCTGTACAGAAAGTTCTGGTCACTTCAAGACTATTTTAGGAATCCTGTGCAATGTTATGAAAAAGTTTCATGGAAAACATTTCTTAAG TACTCTGAAGAGGTGTTGGCTGTTTTTAAAAGCTACAAATTAGATGACACACAAGCTTCAAGAAAGAAATTAGAGGAGCTAAAAACAGGAGGAGAACATGTTTACTTTGCTAAATTCCTCACAAGTGAAAAG tTAATGGATTTACAGCTGAGTGACAGCAACTTTCGCCGCCACATCCTATtgcaatatttaatattatttcagTATCTTAAGGGACAAGTGAAATTTAAAAG TTCAAACTATGTTCTAACTGATGAACAATCACTGTGGATTGAAGATACTACCAAACTGGTCTACCAG CTTCTTTCAGAAAACCCCCCGGATGGAGAGAGATTTGCAAAAATGGTGGAG CACATATTAAACACAGAAGAAAACTGGAATTCATGGAAAAATGAAGGTTGTCCAAGTTTTGTGAAAGAAAG GCCAGGCGAATCTAAGGCAATAAGACCTTTTGTGCGGAAGAGGCCCGCTCCTGAAGACTTCCTGGGAAAAGGACCCAGCAAAAAAATTCTCATGGGGAA TGAAGAATTGACTCGGCTCTGGAATTTATGCCCTGATAACATGGAAGCTTGTAAATCTGAGAGCCG AGAGTATATGCCTACGCTGGAAGAGTTCTTTGAAGAAGCTATTGAACAGGCAGATCCTGAAAATATGGTGGATAAAGAATTTAA AGTTGTGAATAATTCTAACTATGGCTGGAGAGCATTAAGGCTCTTGGCGCGCAGGAGTCCTCACTTCTTCCAGCCAACCAACCAGCAGTTTAAAAGTTTACCAGAATATCTTGAAAACATGGTCATCAAATTAGCTAAAGAACTACCT GTCCGGATGTTCAACGGGACAAACTTGTAA